From Nitrospira sp.:
CGGCTTCTTCGACAATAGCAGTGGCCATCTCCAACGAAAGACCACCTTTCCGGACGAGCCCGATCAGTACATTCCGAAATTCAGATCGCCACAGCAACGGAACCGCCCACACAGGATCACGTCGCAGCACGGCTTCGCTTTCCTCGGTTCGTTGCACCTGGACATAGAGATAGATCAGGAGATTCGTGTCGGACACGATCATGGCCGACCAACGACTTTCAGTTCACCCAGCAGCCGATCCGTCACTTTGAGGCCTTTCGGTATACGACGAAGTGCCCGAGCACGAGCCAAGAGGGCATCGCTATCTACCGGGACGCTGTGCGTCATCTGTTCGAGATACGAGATGACCTGAAAATTCAGGCTTCGATGCTGCGCGGCTGCCTGTTGTTTAAGCCGCTTTACCACCGGTTCCGGAACATTCTTGATCGTCAGAGTCGCCATCTCGGCCTCCCCTCAGTGGGCATCCATAATGCTACCGATATGGATACTATCCTGACGGCACCACCCGGTCAAGTGCCCTCCCAGAAGCAGCTTGGGGGAATATGCCCATCCCTCCGGGCAAATCGACGGAGTGCTATACCCTGCCCCATCCGCTTGACTCTCTCTCCACTCCTCCGTACTCTCTTTGATATTGCATCTTGTCAGTAGCTGAAACACTTCCCTCTCTGCTTCTGATTCTCAAAGGAGGCGCCACAGATGGCTCAACGACCTTTTCAAACTGGAGCAGTCGTCAATCTGAGTGAGGGAGAAAGCACCAAGGAAGCGGTCATCGTGACCGTTCCCAGAAAGAAACGATTCCATACTCAATCTGTCGGCATCAATGGTTTCGGGCAGCCGAATCAATCGCTTTTCTATGCCGTTCATGTGACGACGCGCTCGAGAGTCGGCATCTATCCCATTGCCCCCACCGGCATTGCTGAGATAGATGAGCCCGAATTTCCGGCCAGGTTTTTCGGAAGCCAGGAGGCAATTCTCTACGCAGATCCCGGATCCGACCTCATCTTCACGGTTGCGCGCAAGGAGACAACGGGCAATGTAAGGGTGTTCATCGATATCTGCGGACTCCTCGTGGACGTGTGAGCGGGAGAAGTAAGCCAGATCGCTAGATGTAAATCTCGATAAAAGACCGGCAACCACTCGCATGGAAATTGTCTTCATATGAACACACCGCCAAACCCCTCTTCCATTTT
This genomic window contains:
- a CDS encoding type II toxin-antitoxin system VapC family toxin codes for the protein MIVSDTNLLIYLYVQVQRTEESEAVLRRDPVWAVPLLWRSEFRNVLIGLVRKGGLSLEMATAIVEEAERWLIGHEYSVISQHVLSLAAQSGCSAYDCEFVVLAKDLRVPLVTTDRQILKAFPTVAVSPSAFVG